Proteins from one Rhodanobacteraceae bacterium genomic window:
- a CDS encoding ABC transporter permease, whose translation MALSNLRQSLRNLAAHRAFTFAAIATLALGIGANAAIFSVVNGLLLKPLPYPDGERLVEVYNSYPTSGLDYAGSSIPDYLDRKSAPGLEDLALYTSGSVNTADESGPRRLVAVRATPSLFTTLRVQPAQGRAFTEDEAQVGADKVVVLSHATWQNQYAGDPAIIGRQLRLNDEPWRVIGVMPEGFAFPDRETALWVPFAFTPEQRSDAERGNEYSASIGRLKPGATVAELDAQFKAIVNANADRIAAADPSRADDAAFYRNGGFVGHAKSLREQWVGQMKPVLLLLQSVVLVVLLIACANVANLFLTRLSARRRELGVRAALGASRWRIARQLLGEALILALAGGIAGVLLAYFSLGFLHVLGLDRTLLGERIGIDGTVLAFTFVVAVLTGMLFGTVPALGQDGVRASEVLRESGRSGGSRVAQRLRGVLVVVQIGLAVCLLVGAGLLLRSFERVQQQDPGFDRRGVVTTRLSLPRTRYPDMATQTAFFERLAGELRAVPGVREVGVVSNLPFSNNNWMASYQIAGRTSAPGTASPHGYLHIIDPGYFKAMGIPLLRGRSFDQRDRADGAPVVVIDQFLAQKHFPNGDALGQRLVMPGINGAEDNVEAEIIGIVGTVKRGQLSEDTTKETYFLSLAQYGSREAMIVLKSDLDAGAALGPIQSAVQRVDPQQPVYDLKSLDARITLSLEGRMAPLILLAVFAGVALLLAAVGIYGVLAFAVQQRTGEIGVRLAIGARPADVQKLVLRQGMKLAGIGLAIGTLAALLGGSLLESQLYGIESRDPLTLGLVLALLGGAALLACYLPARRATRVAPVMALRSD comes from the coding sequence ATGGCACTCTCGAACCTGCGGCAGAGCCTGCGCAACCTCGCTGCGCACCGCGCCTTCACCTTCGCGGCGATCGCGACGCTGGCACTCGGCATTGGGGCCAATGCGGCGATCTTCAGCGTGGTCAATGGCCTGCTGCTGAAGCCCTTGCCGTATCCGGATGGCGAGCGCCTGGTTGAGGTCTACAACAGCTACCCGACCAGCGGGCTGGATTACGCCGGCTCGTCGATTCCGGATTACCTCGACCGCAAGTCGGCGCCGGGCCTGGAAGACCTGGCGCTGTACACCTCGGGCAGCGTCAACACCGCCGACGAATCCGGCCCGCGGCGACTGGTGGCGGTGCGCGCCACGCCGAGCCTGTTCACCACGCTGCGGGTGCAGCCGGCGCAGGGGCGCGCGTTCACCGAGGACGAGGCGCAGGTCGGCGCCGACAAGGTGGTGGTGCTGAGTCACGCGACCTGGCAGAACCAGTACGCCGGCGATCCGGCGATCATCGGCCGCCAGCTGCGCCTGAACGATGAGCCCTGGCGGGTGATCGGGGTGATGCCTGAAGGATTCGCCTTCCCGGATCGCGAGACCGCGCTGTGGGTGCCGTTCGCGTTCACGCCTGAGCAGCGCAGCGACGCCGAGCGCGGCAACGAATACTCCGCCTCGATCGGCCGCCTGAAGCCGGGCGCGACGGTGGCCGAGCTGGACGCGCAGTTCAAGGCGATCGTCAATGCCAACGCCGACCGCATCGCCGCGGCCGATCCCTCGCGCGCCGATGACGCCGCGTTCTATCGCAACGGCGGCTTCGTTGGGCACGCCAAGAGCCTGCGCGAGCAGTGGGTAGGCCAGATGAAGCCCGTGCTGCTGCTGCTGCAGTCGGTGGTGCTGGTGGTGCTGCTGATTGCCTGCGCGAATGTCGCCAACCTGTTCCTGACGCGCTTGTCCGCGCGTCGCCGCGAGCTCGGCGTGCGCGCCGCGCTGGGCGCCAGCCGCTGGCGGATCGCCCGCCAGTTGCTCGGCGAGGCGCTGATCCTCGCGCTGGCCGGCGGTATCGCAGGGGTATTGCTGGCCTATTTCAGCCTGGGCTTCCTGCACGTGCTCGGCCTGGACCGCACCTTGCTGGGTGAGCGCATCGGCATCGATGGCACCGTGCTCGCCTTCACCTTCGTGGTTGCCGTGCTCACCGGCATGTTGTTCGGCACTGTGCCGGCGCTGGGACAGGACGGCGTGCGCGCTTCTGAAGTGCTGCGCGAGAGCGGCCGTAGCGGCGGCAGCCGCGTGGCGCAACGGCTGCGCGGGGTGCTGGTGGTGGTGCAGATCGGCCTGGCGGTGTGCCTGCTGGTCGGCGCCGGACTGCTGTTGCGCAGTTTCGAGCGGGTGCAGCAGCAGGATCCGGGCTTCGACCGCCGGGGCGTGGTGACCACGCGGCTCTCCCTGCCGCGTACGCGCTATCCGGACATGGCCACGCAGACGGCATTCTTCGAGCGCCTGGCCGGCGAGTTGCGTGCGGTGCCAGGCGTTCGCGAGGTGGGCGTGGTCAGCAACCTGCCTTTCAGCAACAACAACTGGATGGCCTCGTACCAGATTGCCGGGCGCACATCGGCGCCGGGCACGGCCAGCCCGCACGGGTACCTGCACATCATCGACCCCGGCTACTTCAAGGCGATGGGCATCCCGCTGCTGCGAGGGCGCAGTTTCGATCAGCGCGACCGCGCGGATGGCGCGCCGGTGGTGGTGATCGACCAGTTCCTGGCGCAGAAGCATTTCCCGAACGGCGACGCCCTGGGCCAGCGCCTGGTGATGCCGGGCATCAACGGCGCCGAGGACAACGTCGAGGCCGAGATCATCGGCATCGTGGGAACGGTCAAGCGCGGTCAGTTGAGCGAGGACACCACCAAGGAAACCTACTTCCTGTCGCTGGCGCAGTACGGCAGCCGCGAGGCGATGATCGTGCTGAAGTCGGACCTCGACGCGGGCGCGGCGCTCGGGCCAATCCAGTCCGCGGTGCAGCGGGTGGACCCGCAGCAACCGGTGTACGACCTGAAATCGCTGGATGCGCGGATCACCTTGAGCCTGGAGGGGCGCATGGCGCCGTTGATCCTGCTGGCGGTGTTCGCCGGCGTGGCCCTGTTGCTGGCGGCGGTGGGGATCTATGGCGTGCTCGCCTTCGCGGTGCAACAGCGCACCGGGGAAATCGGTGTGCGCCTGGCCATCGGCGCGCGCCCGGCGGATGTGCAGAAGCTGGTGCTGCGGCAGGGCATGAAGCTGGCCGGCATCGGCCTCGCCATCGGCACTCTCGCGGCGCTGCTCGGCGGCAGCCTGCTCGAATCGCAGCTCTACGGCATCGAGAGCCGCGACCCGCTGACGCTCGGCCTGGTCCTGGCACTGCTCGGTGGCGCAGCCCTGCTGGCCTGCTACTTGCCGGCGCGGCGCGCCACGCGGGTGGCCCCGGTGATGGCCTTGCGCAGCGACTGA
- a CDS encoding sigma-70 family RNA polymerase sigma factor, producing the protein MAQGPITQLLRARAAGDVSADGRLVALIYDELHRLAERQMRGERGGHTLTPTALIHEAWLRLAPEDAQAAQDRGQFYALAARRMRQVLIDHARRRDADKRGGGAVAITLSRAADESASAGDIDALALEQALAQLEQMDERKARVVELRYYAGLEMAEIAAALGISRATAQRDWEVARAFLHLRLG; encoded by the coding sequence TTGGCGCAAGGTCCGATCACCCAGTTGTTGCGCGCGCGCGCCGCCGGCGATGTGTCGGCGGACGGCCGCCTCGTGGCCCTGATCTACGATGAGCTGCACCGCCTGGCGGAACGGCAGATGCGCGGCGAGCGCGGTGGGCACACGCTGACGCCCACGGCGCTGATCCACGAGGCCTGGCTGCGCCTCGCGCCCGAGGACGCGCAGGCGGCGCAGGATCGCGGCCAGTTCTACGCGCTGGCAGCGCGCAGGATGCGCCAGGTGCTGATCGACCACGCGCGCCGGCGCGATGCCGACAAGCGTGGCGGGGGCGCGGTCGCGATCACGCTGTCGCGGGCGGCTGACGAGTCCGCCAGCGCAGGGGACATCGACGCATTGGCGCTCGAGCAGGCGCTGGCGCAACTGGAACAGATGGACGAACGCAAGGCGCGGGTGGTCGAGTTGCGCTACTACGCCGGCCTGGAAATGGCCGAGATCGCCGCCGCGCTGGGCATCTCGCGCGCGACCGCGCAGCGCGACTGGGAGGTCGCGCGCGCCTTCCTGCACCTGCGCCTGGGCTGA